One window of Synergistaceae bacterium genomic DNA carries:
- a CDS encoding TRAP transporter permease — protein MPDDAISASKPTEEISQAKAEEVLGEIDRESSFRRYAGRWAAIVSVITIVMSLYHLVTSSGYWMLPAMQHRSVHLAFLMGLTFLLYPAFGKKKKGAAPSICDLIWCAFGVVSSIYLLFYFDEFSIRGTAITRDYVMGAIVTVCVLEATRRSVGKELMLLSLVFLAYGFWGEYIPGVLGHTGFSVRRIIYQTYLSSEGIFGVALGVSATYIFLFILFGAFLAETGMGGFIKDLALCIAGRTIGGEAKVAIVTCGLMGMINGSAVGNVAATGTFTIPLMQSAGFKPVFSAALVAAAGTGGMIMPPVMGAASFIMAEYLRMDYGKIMLAAAIPAILYYISQYAYVHVEAIRLGMKRVPSSQIPSVFSVMRREGYMIIPVVVIVWLLLKGRTPLYAAFYGILSSVFVTSVASIFKGTFVATLKIYVRALEQGARQSVSVGVACAVVGIINGITNMSGLGLVLGNSIVSLAQGSIFFTAFLTMIVSIILGMGLPTTACYIITATIAAPALLKMKVNPLAAHMFCYYFACLSNLTPPVAIASYGAAGLSGQNPSEVGWTGFRIALPGFVIPFTFIYAPALLFVNSTVGEIVLATVSAFIGVVAAAVAMQGYTTRPLSVFFRLMLFAGSLLLIIPGVATDIAGIVIVLGLFLYLKYTTPKSETAA, from the coding sequence ATGCCTGATGACGCAATCTCCGCAAGCAAACCGACGGAAGAGATTTCGCAGGCCAAAGCGGAAGAAGTGCTCGGGGAGATCGACAGGGAATCGAGTTTCCGCAGATACGCCGGCCGCTGGGCGGCCATCGTCTCGGTCATTACCATTGTGATGTCCCTGTACCACCTCGTAACCTCCTCCGGATACTGGATGCTGCCCGCCATGCAGCACCGCAGTGTCCACCTCGCTTTCCTCATGGGTCTCACCTTCCTGCTCTATCCCGCGTTTGGAAAAAAGAAAAAAGGCGCCGCGCCGTCGATCTGCGATCTGATCTGGTGCGCGTTCGGCGTCGTGTCCAGCATTTATCTGCTCTTTTACTTCGACGAGTTCAGCATTCGGGGCACGGCCATCACGAGGGACTACGTCATGGGGGCCATCGTCACCGTCTGCGTTCTGGAGGCCACGAGGCGTTCCGTGGGCAAGGAGCTCATGCTGCTCTCTCTCGTCTTTCTGGCCTACGGGTTCTGGGGCGAGTACATTCCGGGGGTCCTGGGGCACACGGGCTTCTCGGTGCGGCGGATCATCTACCAGACCTACCTTTCCTCCGAGGGCATCTTCGGCGTGGCGCTGGGGGTCTCCGCCACCTACATCTTCCTCTTTATCCTCTTCGGCGCCTTTCTGGCAGAGACGGGCATGGGGGGCTTCATCAAGGACCTGGCCCTCTGCATCGCCGGCCGGACCATCGGCGGAGAGGCCAAGGTGGCCATCGTGACCTGCGGGCTCATGGGGATGATCAACGGCAGCGCCGTGGGCAACGTGGCGGCGACGGGGACCTTCACCATTCCCCTCATGCAGAGCGCCGGGTTCAAACCGGTGTTCTCCGCCGCGCTGGTGGCCGCCGCGGGCACGGGAGGAATGATCATGCCGCCTGTGATGGGGGCCGCCTCCTTCATCATGGCCGAGTACCTGCGGATGGACTACGGCAAAATCATGCTGGCGGCGGCGATACCGGCCATTCTCTACTACATCTCCCAGTACGCCTACGTCCACGTGGAGGCGATCCGCCTGGGGATGAAGCGCGTGCCCAGCAGTCAGATTCCCTCCGTGTTCTCCGTCATGCGCCGTGAAGGCTACATGATCATCCCGGTGGTGGTCATCGTGTGGCTTCTGCTCAAGGGACGCACGCCCCTCTACGCGGCCTTCTACGGCATTTTGAGCTCTGTTTTTGTGACCAGCGTCGCCAGTATCTTCAAAGGCACCTTTGTGGCGACCCTGAAAATATACGTCCGGGCTCTGGAACAGGGGGCCCGTCAGAGCGTCAGCGTCGGAGTGGCCTGCGCGGTGGTGGGCATCATCAACGGCATCACCAACATGAGCGGGCTGGGCCTCGTTCTCGGCAACAGCATCGTCTCCCTGGCTCAGGGCAGCATCTTCTTCACGGCCTTCCTGACCATGATCGTCTCGATTATTCTGGGCATGGGCCTGCCCACCACGGCCTGCTACATCATCACGGCCACCATCGCGGCCCCGGCCCTGCTGAAAATGAAGGTCAACCCCCTGGCGGCCCACATGTTCTGCTACTACTTCGCCTGCCTGTCGAACCTGACGCCTCCCGTGGCCATCGCCTCCTACGGCGCGGCCGGCCTGTCCGGGCAGAACCCCTCGGAGGTGGGCTGGACGGGGTTCCGCATAGCCCTTCCGGGGTTCGTCATCCCCTTCACCTTCATCTACGCTCCGGCGCTGCTCTTCGTCAACAGCACGGTGGGTGAGATCGTGCTGGCGACGGTTTCCGCCTTCATCGGCGTCGTGGCAGCCGCCGTGGCCATGCAGGGCTACACCACCCGGCCCCTCAGCGTTTTCTTCAGGCTTATGCTCTTCGCCGGATCTCTGCTCCTGATCATTCCGGGGGTCGCCACCGACATCGCGGGCATCGTCATCGTCCTCGGGCTCTTCCTGTACCTGAAGTACACCACCCCCAAATCCGAAACGGCGGCGTAA
- the larA gene encoding nickel-dependent lactate racemase, which produces MDITLKYGRKEVRLSLPDRNVLGVLEPSASLPPIKDLGAAVRAVLATPTAGPSLSALMEEKKPRGIAIIVNDMTRSTPTYDVLPPLLEELTRLGATRESITIVVATGTHRAMTPEEIEKAVGGGVVSAGWKIVNHDCDAPDLVDMGTLPTGNKMKVNKIVAESDLRIAIGEVLLHYYAGFAGGRKSILPGVAGRETVMRNHAMMTAPGVGIGLLEGNRVYEETDVAVEKFCPLHFIVNLVSDSHKNVVRVVGGHFRDAWMEGVKTFRAMNFVSIPKRADAVIVSAGGYPKDINMYQAHKGIYMASRAVRNGGAMVFFAELEEGYGHKVFAEWAERGWTKEQVMREFEAEFRFGAHKLYYMATHARDFDMYLYSKMNERESRLMFCEKIDKTDDVLPMLQKRFGEDFTAWVIPQGGIVLPNPAD; this is translated from the coding sequence ATGGATATCACACTCAAATATGGAAGAAAGGAAGTCCGGCTCTCCCTCCCCGACCGCAACGTTCTGGGGGTGCTGGAGCCCTCCGCGTCCCTGCCCCCCATAAAGGACCTGGGGGCGGCCGTCCGGGCCGTCCTCGCGACCCCCACCGCCGGCCCCTCTCTGTCGGCGCTGATGGAGGAGAAAAAGCCCCGCGGAATCGCCATTATCGTCAACGACATGACGCGCTCCACCCCCACTTACGACGTTCTGCCGCCTCTTCTGGAGGAGCTGACGCGGCTGGGGGCGACTCGGGAGTCCATCACCATCGTGGTCGCCACGGGGACCCACCGGGCCATGACCCCGGAGGAAATCGAGAAGGCCGTGGGCGGCGGCGTGGTTTCGGCGGGGTGGAAAATCGTCAACCACGACTGCGACGCGCCGGACCTGGTGGACATGGGGACCCTCCCCACCGGCAACAAAATGAAGGTCAACAAAATCGTGGCGGAGTCGGACCTCCGCATCGCCATCGGCGAGGTGCTGCTGCACTACTACGCCGGATTCGCGGGGGGCCGGAAAAGCATCCTGCCCGGCGTGGCGGGCCGTGAGACGGTCATGCGCAACCACGCCATGATGACCGCCCCCGGGGTGGGAATCGGCCTGCTGGAGGGAAACCGGGTCTACGAGGAAACGGACGTGGCGGTGGAGAAGTTCTGCCCACTGCACTTCATCGTCAACCTCGTCTCCGACAGCCACAAAAACGTGGTCCGCGTGGTGGGCGGCCACTTCCGGGACGCCTGGATGGAGGGCGTGAAGACCTTCCGGGCCATGAACTTCGTCTCCATCCCCAAACGGGCCGACGCCGTCATCGTCTCCGCCGGCGGCTACCCGAAGGACATCAACATGTACCAGGCCCACAAGGGAATCTACATGGCCTCCCGGGCCGTGCGGAACGGCGGCGCCATGGTTTTCTTCGCCGAGCTGGAGGAAGGCTACGGCCACAAGGTTTTTGCGGAATGGGCGGAACGGGGCTGGACAAAGGAACAGGTGATGCGGGAGTTCGAGGCGGAGTTCCGCTTCGGCGCCCACAAGCTCTACTACATGGCCACCCACGCCCGGGACTTCGACATGTACCTTTACTCGAAGATGAACGAACGGGAAAGCCGCCTGATGTTCTGCGAAAAGATCGACAAAACCGACGACGTGCTTCCCATGCTGCAAAAACGCTTCGGCGAGGATTTCACCGCCTGGGTGATCCCTCAGGGGGGCATCGTCCTCCCGAATCCGGCGGACTGA
- a CDS encoding NAD(P)/FAD-dependent oxidoreductase, giving the protein MTDIDLNYDVLVIGAGVVGCAIARELARHKKTGGERLRVAVVDKEPDVSLGTSSRNSAVVHSGINYAPGTERAVLDVKGNAMMDKLCGELKVPIKRIGKLTVALTEGDLPGLHKQKNQGEANGVPGMELMDNAKMQTIQPGIEGILGLWTPTSAIISSFGLTIALAENAHANGVDFHLNYAVKSIARPGKPGDPFEVRSADGRTCRSALVVNAAGLHCDEVSAMVGITNVKIWACRGEYYVLDKRLDGTLKTLIYPVPGPNDPGLGIHLTPTVDGNILIGPSAVYIPEEDREDYRATSAIMADLRREGLRLLPDLAASDFIRSFAGNRPKQTPPEKGGNADFVIEETSVPGFIHLLGIESPGLTSSPAIALKVKDMIVKHIPLTERTDFVAERPGFIGTFSELPLEQRMDLIKTEPEYGEIICRCEQITKKEIRQAIENPLGVRTMASIKYRARAQMGRCQGGFCTPRIVRMLRDEYGYRPEDFFVRGGAPMFAGNVRSEKGGDAR; this is encoded by the coding sequence TTGACTGATATTGATCTCAATTACGATGTTCTGGTTATAGGAGCCGGAGTCGTGGGCTGCGCCATCGCCCGGGAGCTCGCCCGCCACAAAAAAACCGGCGGAGAGCGGCTGAGGGTGGCCGTGGTGGACAAGGAGCCGGACGTGAGCCTTGGGACCAGCAGCCGCAACAGCGCCGTGGTTCATTCCGGCATCAACTACGCTCCCGGCACCGAGCGGGCCGTTCTCGACGTGAAGGGCAACGCCATGATGGACAAACTCTGCGGGGAACTGAAGGTTCCCATCAAACGAATCGGCAAGCTCACCGTGGCCCTGACGGAGGGAGACCTTCCGGGGCTTCACAAGCAGAAAAATCAGGGAGAGGCCAACGGCGTTCCCGGCATGGAGCTGATGGACAACGCGAAGATGCAGACCATCCAGCCGGGAATCGAGGGGATTCTCGGGCTTTGGACCCCCACAAGCGCCATTATTTCCTCCTTCGGCCTCACCATCGCTCTGGCCGAAAACGCCCATGCCAACGGAGTGGACTTCCATCTGAACTACGCGGTGAAGTCCATTGCCCGCCCGGGAAAGCCCGGAGACCCCTTCGAGGTTCGAAGCGCCGACGGCAGAACCTGCAGATCCGCGCTGGTGGTCAACGCCGCGGGGCTCCACTGCGACGAGGTCAGCGCCATGGTGGGGATAACGAACGTCAAAATCTGGGCCTGCCGGGGAGAATATTACGTGCTGGACAAGCGGCTGGACGGCACGCTGAAAACCCTGATCTACCCCGTTCCCGGTCCCAACGACCCCGGCCTGGGGATCCACCTCACCCCCACCGTGGACGGCAACATCCTGATCGGCCCCAGCGCGGTCTACATTCCGGAGGAGGATCGGGAGGACTACCGCGCCACCTCCGCCATCATGGCAGACCTGCGCCGGGAGGGTCTGAGGCTGCTTCCCGACCTCGCCGCCTCGGATTTCATCCGCAGTTTCGCCGGCAACCGCCCCAAGCAGACGCCCCCCGAAAAGGGAGGCAACGCCGATTTCGTCATCGAAGAAACCTCCGTGCCCGGCTTCATTCACCTGCTGGGAATAGAGAGTCCCGGCCTCACCAGCTCCCCGGCCATCGCCCTGAAGGTTAAGGACATGATCGTGAAGCACATTCCTCTGACGGAGCGGACGGATTTCGTCGCCGAGCGGCCCGGCTTCATCGGCACCTTCTCGGAGCTGCCTCTGGAGCAGCGCATGGACCTCATCAAAACCGAGCCGGAGTACGGGGAGATCATCTGCCGCTGCGAGCAGATCACGAAGAAGGAAATCCGGCAGGCCATCGAAAACCCGCTGGGAGTCCGCACCATGGCCAGCATCAAATACCGCGCCCGGGCTCAGATGGGGCGCTGTCAGGGCGGGTTCTGCACGCCCCGGATCGTCCGTATGCTGCGGGATGAGTACGGCTACCGCCCGGAGGACTTTTTTGTGCGGGGCGGAGCTCCCATGTTCGCCGGAAACGTTCGCTCAGAGAAAGGAGGCGATGCCCGATGA
- a CDS encoding NAD(P)/FAD-dependent oxidoreductase: MSASKVIERDLVVIGGGPAGLAAAIAAKEAGCDVVLIERDRILGGILNQCIHDGFGLHRFGEALSGPEYAGRFIAQLKGLDVPVLQNTIVLNLSSDRKLLVSRMGELTEIHAKAIVLAMGCRERTRGALSIPGHRPSGVYTAGAAQNFVNMENIMPGKRVCILGSGDIGLIMARRMTLEGAKVEAVFELLPWSSGLPRNIRQCLVDYGIPLYLSTTVVNISGMGRLEGITVATVDDKRQPVAGTEKFFPCDTLLLSVGLIPENELAREAGVALSPITGGALVDADCMTSIPGVFSCGNALHVHDLVDRVSEEAERAGRAAAAFVAGKLSSGGTGVSILPGSGVRYVMPDHMTIPENPEETTLAFRVTTPKRDGVVRAAAGDTILKEEKHPRLHPAEMVWMRLSVEALRELKKSGKALEVSAS; this comes from the coding sequence ATGAGCGCGTCGAAAGTCATCGAGCGCGACCTCGTTGTCATCGGCGGAGGACCGGCCGGACTGGCCGCCGCCATCGCGGCCAAAGAGGCGGGCTGCGACGTGGTCCTGATCGAGCGGGACCGGATTCTGGGGGGAATTCTGAATCAGTGCATTCACGACGGGTTCGGCCTGCACCGCTTCGGCGAGGCTCTGTCGGGGCCGGAATACGCCGGGCGTTTCATCGCTCAGCTGAAGGGGCTGGACGTCCCCGTTCTGCAGAACACCATCGTCCTGAACCTCTCCTCCGACCGTAAACTTCTCGTTTCGCGGATGGGAGAGCTGACGGAAATTCACGCGAAGGCCATCGTTCTGGCCATGGGGTGCCGGGAGCGGACCCGGGGGGCCCTGTCCATCCCCGGCCATCGACCCAGCGGCGTCTACACCGCGGGGGCGGCGCAGAACTTCGTCAACATGGAAAACATCATGCCCGGCAAACGGGTCTGCATTCTGGGGTCCGGAGACATCGGCCTGATCATGGCCCGCCGCATGACCCTGGAGGGGGCGAAGGTGGAGGCCGTTTTCGAGCTGCTCCCCTGGTCCAGCGGGCTTCCCCGCAACATCCGCCAGTGTCTCGTGGACTACGGCATTCCCCTTTATCTGAGCACCACGGTGGTGAACATCTCGGGCATGGGACGCCTGGAGGGGATAACGGTGGCCACGGTGGACGATAAAAGACAGCCCGTCGCCGGAACGGAGAAGTTCTTTCCCTGCGACACCCTGCTGCTCTCCGTGGGTCTGATCCCGGAGAACGAGCTGGCCCGGGAGGCGGGAGTCGCCCTGAGCCCCATCACCGGCGGAGCTCTGGTGGACGCTGACTGCATGACCAGCATCCCTGGAGTTTTCTCCTGCGGCAACGCCCTTCACGTGCACGACCTGGTGGACCGGGTCTCCGAGGAGGCGGAGCGGGCGGGACGCGCCGCCGCGGCCTTCGTGGCGGGGAAACTCTCCTCCGGCGGAACCGGCGTCTCCATCCTTCCGGGCTCCGGAGTGCGCTACGTCATGCCGGATCATATGACGATTCCGGAAAATCCGGAGGAAACGACTCTGGCCTTCCGGGTGACGACCCCCAAACGGGACGGGGTGGTACGCGCCGCGGCCGGTGATACAATTCTGAAGGAAGAAAAACACCCGCGCCTGCATCCGGCGGAGATGGTGTGGATGCGGCTTTCCGTCGAGGCGCTGAGGGAGCTGAAAAAGAGCGGCAAAGCTCTGGAGGTGAGCGCGTCATGA
- a CDS encoding DUF1667 domain-containing protein — translation MSENRIKGEFTCVVCPNGCFIEAEYLEGGSEGPKLLSLAGNQCKRGETWVRQEIETPMRTISTSVPVHGGDFLLASVRTAEPIPLAKVQDVMAEIRKTSLNAPLSIGQVVLKNPAGTETEIIVTRNVAAAG, via the coding sequence ATGAGCGAGAACAGAATTAAGGGTGAATTTACCTGTGTCGTCTGCCCCAACGGCTGTTTCATCGAGGCGGAGTACCTGGAGGGCGGCTCGGAGGGGCCGAAGCTGCTGTCTCTGGCCGGAAACCAGTGCAAGAGGGGCGAAACCTGGGTGCGTCAGGAGATCGAGACCCCCATGCGCACCATTTCCACCAGCGTGCCGGTTCACGGAGGGGATTTCCTGCTGGCCAGCGTCCGGACGGCCGAGCCCATTCCTCTGGCGAAGGTTCAGGACGTCATGGCCGAAATCCGGAAGACGAGCCTGAACGCGCCTCTGTCCATCGGGCAGGTGGTCCTGAAGAACCCCGCCGGCACCGAAACGGAAATCATCGTCACCCGCAACGTGGCGGCAGCCGGGTAA
- a CDS encoding 2-isopropylmalate synthase produces the protein MKDRVRIFDTTLRDGEQAAGGNLNVAEKLQIARQLGKLGVDIVEAGFPAASPGDFDCVEAIAREVPEPIIAGLSRTREEDVRACYDAVKKAPRHRIHVFIATSPIHMEYKLRMTPDQVLDEVRSSISLARSLVEDVEFSAEDASRSELPFLIRVFKEAVAAGAATLNIPDTVGYATPEEFQRFCKAIMDGVEAPEHVIYSAHCHNDLGLAVANSLAGVQAGVRQVECTINGLGERAGNASLEEIVMALKTRFDEYGLSTGLDTTKLYPVSALVSRLSGVQVPPNKAIVGANAFAHQAGIHQHGVMVNPLTYEIMKPGDVGAAGSELVLGKHSGRHAFRDRIERLGFALTNEQIDKAFALFKQLCDRKKDLSDEDIAALIADEVLPFAGDNLYDLRHCSVKTGEGPTLAVITLANGKGDISDAATGNGPIDAAYRAIRRAIDLEPELLTFNIKATSDRSDALGETTVTLRSGSVTAPGRGVSTDIIESAVKAFVNGVNRLHVLAAAKGVELTKKRANYIE, from the coding sequence ATGAAGGACAGGGTACGTATTTTCGATACGACTTTACGCGACGGCGAGCAGGCGGCGGGAGGCAACCTGAACGTCGCCGAGAAACTGCAGATTGCCCGTCAGCTGGGCAAGCTGGGCGTGGATATTGTCGAAGCGGGCTTTCCCGCCGCGTCGCCGGGAGATTTCGACTGCGTCGAGGCCATCGCCAGAGAGGTTCCGGAGCCCATCATAGCCGGACTTTCCCGCACGAGAGAGGAGGACGTCCGGGCCTGTTACGACGCGGTGAAAAAAGCGCCCCGGCACCGCATCCACGTGTTCATCGCCACAAGCCCCATTCACATGGAATATAAACTCAGAATGACGCCCGATCAGGTTCTGGACGAGGTTCGATCCTCCATTTCTCTGGCCCGAAGCCTGGTGGAGGACGTGGAGTTTTCTGCCGAGGACGCCAGCCGCTCGGAGCTGCCCTTCCTGATTCGGGTTTTCAAAGAGGCCGTGGCTGCCGGCGCCGCGACTCTGAATATCCCCGACACCGTGGGATACGCCACTCCGGAGGAATTTCAGCGATTCTGCAAAGCGATCATGGACGGTGTGGAGGCCCCGGAACACGTGATTTACTCCGCTCACTGCCACAACGACCTGGGGCTGGCCGTGGCCAACTCCCTCGCCGGAGTGCAGGCGGGGGTCCGTCAGGTGGAATGCACGATCAACGGTCTGGGGGAGCGGGCGGGCAACGCCTCTCTGGAGGAAATCGTCATGGCGCTGAAGACGCGCTTCGACGAATACGGCCTTTCCACGGGACTGGACACGACGAAGCTCTACCCGGTCAGCGCCCTGGTCTCCCGCCTGTCGGGGGTGCAGGTTCCCCCCAACAAGGCCATCGTAGGAGCCAACGCCTTCGCCCATCAGGCGGGCATTCACCAGCACGGCGTCATGGTCAATCCTCTGACCTACGAAATCATGAAGCCCGGCGACGTGGGAGCCGCGGGCAGCGAGTTGGTGCTGGGCAAACACTCCGGCCGTCACGCCTTCCGGGATCGCATCGAGCGGTTGGGCTTCGCCCTCACGAACGAGCAGATCGACAAGGCTTTTGCTCTGTTCAAACAGCTTTGCGACAGGAAAAAAGACCTTTCCGACGAGGATATTGCCGCCCTGATCGCCGACGAGGTTCTGCCCTTCGCCGGAGACAACCTTTACGATCTTCGCCACTGTTCCGTCAAAACCGGCGAAGGTCCCACTCTGGCCGTCATTACGCTGGCCAACGGAAAGGGAGACATCAGCGACGCCGCCACGGGCAACGGCCCCATCGACGCGGCCTATCGCGCCATCCGCCGGGCCATCGACCTGGAACCCGAACTGCTCACCTTCAACATCAAGGCCACCAGCGACCGTTCGGACGCTCTGGGAGAAACCACGGTGACGCTGCGCTCCGGCTCCGTCACAGCCCCCGGACGCGGGGTCAGCACGGACATCATCGAATCCGCCGTCAAGGCGTTCGTCAACGGAGTCAACCGCCTTCACGTGCTGGCGGCGGCCAAGGGCGTCGAGCTTACGAAAAAGCGCGCAAATTATATCGAATGA